The Polyangiaceae bacterium genome includes a region encoding these proteins:
- a CDS encoding DUF2330 domain-containing protein — MRSWVFVAALLSVSYFAEGSARACGAVVTDEKSVVVQAQQRVLISLRADGSSKIVVQLGIPEASAPFGAITPVGGQPTLDPEPVDAEELDGLERTTRPTVRAESAASDSGGCGCGSADAAGDGKGLGNGGVNVIQIVDIGPVTAAALAADTTAALTQWLGDNGFVVPAADQPVIDSYVGPNKFFIAFKRSSQAAAGPSSVGVSFSVPGDQRGYPLRISRVGAGSRLGIQVFVAAPEVISPTGSAPAGNFQTLTLADFSAQALYDDYTGTLFSGIAQKGGKAFVVEGVFAANSGWRGQLGPKLIAITESGQVLSRLATVVAPAQLTEDVSFTGNAPKDVPRDVMALWLPLGGPGRGEQHRDLYLAVCGLGLVAWSLRRSLRPATAPS; from the coding sequence ATGCGCTCTTGGGTGTTCGTCGCGGCTCTGCTCTCGGTGTCGTATTTCGCTGAAGGCTCCGCCCGTGCGTGCGGAGCCGTGGTCACGGACGAGAAATCCGTCGTCGTCCAGGCGCAGCAGCGCGTGCTGATCTCGCTGCGTGCCGACGGCTCGAGCAAGATCGTGGTCCAGCTCGGCATCCCGGAGGCCAGCGCGCCCTTCGGTGCGATCACGCCGGTGGGCGGCCAGCCGACCCTGGATCCTGAGCCGGTGGACGCGGAGGAGCTCGACGGGCTCGAGCGGACCACGCGCCCCACGGTCCGGGCAGAGAGCGCGGCCTCCGACTCCGGCGGCTGCGGCTGCGGATCGGCCGACGCAGCAGGTGACGGCAAGGGCCTGGGTAACGGCGGCGTGAACGTGATCCAGATCGTGGACATCGGCCCGGTCACGGCGGCGGCGCTCGCGGCGGACACGACCGCGGCGCTCACCCAGTGGCTCGGCGACAACGGCTTCGTGGTGCCGGCGGCGGACCAGCCGGTGATCGACTCCTACGTGGGCCCGAACAAGTTCTTCATCGCCTTCAAGCGGAGCAGCCAGGCGGCCGCCGGTCCGAGCAGCGTGGGCGTGAGCTTCTCGGTGCCCGGCGATCAGCGCGGCTACCCCTTGCGCATCTCTCGCGTGGGTGCCGGCTCGCGGCTCGGGATCCAGGTGTTCGTGGCCGCGCCCGAGGTCATCTCGCCGACCGGCTCGGCGCCCGCCGGCAACTTCCAGACGCTCACGCTGGCCGACTTCTCGGCCCAGGCCCTGTACGACGACTACACCGGCACGCTGTTTTCCGGTATCGCCCAGAAGGGCGGCAAGGCCTTCGTGGTGGAGGGCGTCTTCGCAGCGAACAGCGGCTGGCGCGGCCAGCTCGGGCCGAAGCTCATCGCCATCACGGAGTCCGGCCAGGTGCTGTCGCGCCTGGCCACCGTGGTCGCGCCGGCGCAGCTGACCGAGGACGTCTCGTTCACCGGCAACGCGCCGAAGGACGTTCCGAGGGACGTGATGGCGCTCTGGCTGCCGCTCGGCGGTCCGGGGCGTGGCGAGCAGCACCGGGATCTGTACCTGGCGGTGTGCGGCCTCGGTCTCGTCGCTTGGAGCTTGCGCCGCAGCCTCCGGCCGGCGACGGCTCCAAGCTGA
- a CDS encoding SMP-30/gluconolactonase/LRE family protein: protein MGAVEKVAGGFSFTEGPVWFAATGKLYFTDIPASRIHELTPPSSVSIFREPSGQANGLGVDAAGLLVTCEHQGRRVSRTESGGSVTAVAATYQGKALNSPNDVIAKKDGTLYFTDPPYGGNPNELGFQGVFRVDPSGTLHLVSDDMFRPNGIALSPDEKILYVTDSEQSFLRRYDVGSDGVPSGAKKFVDTSPTPDGMAVNQQGDLFVSTQAGVEVYKADGTKLGVIPVAEQPSNCTFGGADGKTLYVTARKSLYRVALGVPGLP from the coding sequence ATCGGCGCAGTCGAGAAGGTTGCCGGCGGCTTCAGCTTCACCGAGGGACCGGTGTGGTTCGCCGCGACCGGCAAGCTCTACTTCACCGACATCCCGGCCTCTCGCATCCACGAGCTGACGCCGCCGAGCAGCGTGAGCATCTTCCGGGAGCCGAGCGGTCAGGCCAACGGCCTGGGCGTGGACGCGGCCGGTCTGCTCGTGACGTGCGAGCACCAGGGCCGGCGCGTCAGCCGCACCGAGAGCGGCGGCAGCGTCACGGCCGTGGCGGCCACGTACCAGGGCAAAGCGCTCAACTCGCCGAACGACGTGATCGCGAAGAAGGACGGCACGCTCTACTTCACCGATCCGCCCTATGGCGGCAACCCGAACGAGCTGGGCTTCCAGGGCGTGTTCCGCGTGGATCCGAGCGGCACGCTGCACCTGGTCAGCGACGACATGTTCCGGCCGAACGGCATCGCGCTCTCGCCGGACGAGAAGATCTTGTACGTGACGGACTCCGAGCAGAGCTTCCTGCGCCGCTACGACGTCGGCAGCGACGGCGTGCCTTCCGGCGCCAAGAAATTCGTGGACACCTCCCCCACCCCCGACGGCATGGCGGTGAACCAGCAGGGAGATCTGTTCGTGAGCACTCAGGCCGGCGTCGAGGTCTACAAGGCCGACGGTACGAAGCTCGGCGTGATCCCCGTGGCGGAGCAGCCGTCGAACTGCACCTTCGGCGGCGCGGACGGCAAGACGCTGTACGTGACCGCGCGAAAATCCCTGTATCGAGTCGCGCTCGGCGTCCCGGGTTTGCCCTGA
- a CDS encoding metallophosphoesterase, with the protein MPRTLSFVLFFTVALSLAGSLHYYIWARLVRDLALPVMWHRVLTGLLIALFLSIPITFTLARGQRFEGMRPVLLGTFGWMGVLFIVVMLLAVVDVSRLGVGVVSRLFGEGPPDDPERRLTVARMLGVGVALVAGGAGTVAARSGLTELIVKRVTVPLPRLPSELSGTRIVQLTDVHVGATIQRGFIERVVRETNALEPDVIAITGDLVDGSVAQLREHVAPLAELRAKHGVYFVTGNHEYYSGAEAWCAELTRLGIRVLRNEHVRIGEGEASFDLAGVDDYSAHRFGRGHGADLARALEGRDESRELVLLAHQPRQVFEADRLGVGLQLSGHTHGGQIFPWNFFVRLQQPVVSGLHRFGRALVYVSNGTGYWGPPMRLGAPAEITELTLTCA; encoded by the coding sequence GTGCCGCGCACGCTGTCGTTCGTCCTGTTCTTCACGGTCGCGCTCTCGCTGGCGGGGAGCCTGCACTACTACATCTGGGCGCGGCTGGTGCGGGACCTCGCGCTGCCCGTGATGTGGCATCGCGTGCTGACCGGCCTCTTGATCGCGCTGTTCCTGAGCATCCCGATCACGTTCACGCTGGCGCGCGGCCAGCGCTTCGAGGGCATGCGTCCGGTGCTGCTCGGGACCTTCGGCTGGATGGGCGTCCTGTTCATCGTCGTCATGCTGCTGGCGGTCGTGGACGTCAGCCGTCTGGGCGTCGGGGTGGTCAGCCGCTTGTTCGGCGAAGGTCCGCCGGACGATCCGGAGCGCCGGCTCACCGTCGCGCGGATGTTGGGCGTCGGGGTGGCGTTGGTCGCCGGGGGCGCCGGTACCGTGGCGGCGCGCTCCGGCCTCACCGAGCTGATCGTGAAGCGCGTGACGGTGCCGCTCCCCCGCTTGCCCAGCGAGCTCAGCGGCACGCGGATCGTGCAGCTCACCGACGTTCACGTCGGCGCGACCATCCAGCGCGGCTTCATCGAGCGCGTGGTGCGCGAGACCAACGCCCTCGAGCCCGACGTCATCGCCATCACCGGCGATTTGGTGGACGGCTCGGTGGCTCAGCTGCGCGAGCACGTCGCGCCGCTGGCCGAGCTCCGGGCCAAGCACGGCGTGTATTTCGTGACGGGCAACCACGAGTATTACTCGGGCGCGGAGGCCTGGTGCGCGGAGCTCACCCGGCTCGGCATCCGGGTCTTGCGCAACGAGCACGTGCGCATCGGTGAGGGCGAGGCCAGCTTCGACTTGGCCGGGGTGGACGACTACTCGGCGCACCGCTTCGGCCGCGGGCACGGCGCCGACCTGGCGCGTGCGCTGGAGGGCCGCGACGAGTCACGGGAGCTCGTCCTCTTGGCGCACCAGCCGCGGCAGGTGTTCGAGGCCGATCGGCTGGGCGTGGGCTTGCAGCTCTCCGGCCACACTCACGGCGGGCAGATCTTCCCCTGGAACTTCTTCGTGCGCCTCCAGCAGCCGGTGGTGAGCGGCCTGCACCGCTTCGGGCGAGCGCTCGTCTACGTCAGCAACGGCACCGGTTACTGGGGGCCGCCCATGCGCCTGGGCGCGCCGGCGGAGATCACGGAGCTGACCCTGACATGCGCGTGA
- the aceE gene encoding pyruvate dehydrogenase (acetyl-transferring), homodimeric type, which translates to MEAVIQSRGRERAQYLLKRVLENARRFRILPPGPLSTDYVNTISTDEEPAFPGDEMMEKRIRRIVRWNAVAMVHRANVKYPGIGGHLSTYASSASLYEIGFNHFFRGKDEEGSAGDLIYYQGHAAPGIYARAFLEGRLSIETMEHFRREAERGQGLSSYPHPRLMPGFWEFPTVSMGLGPLTAIYQARFARYLTNRGITDTSKSRIWAFLGDGETDEPEALGSLSIAAREGLDNLVFVVNCNLQRLDGPVRGNGKIIQELEAVFRGAGWHVVKVIWGPEWDELLAKDHEGVLRRRMNEVVDGQWQKYTTATGDYTRRDFFGTDPRLLEMVAHLTDQQIEHLRRGGHSYRKLYAAYKRAMDNKGRPTVILAHTVKGWTLGESFEGSNVTHQKKKLEKGELKKFRDVLHLPVPDDKLDDAPFYHPGKNSPEVEYLLERRRALGGSIPKRRGMAQVKVELPDSEMFDEFKQGTGEGEASTTMAFARMLSKLLRDKRLGRRVVPIVPDEARTFGMDALFSQVGIYSSQGQLYEPVDKGKLLYYRESKDGQVLEEGITEAGSTASFIAAGTAYSNFGQPMIPFYIFYSMFGFQRTGDLFWAGGDSMARGFVLGATAGRTTLNGEGLQHQDGHTHLLMSTIPCCVCYDVAFAYELAVIIEDGLRRMVGEEENVFYYITLQNENYAMPAMPEGAKEGILRGLYPVSTTATKQRAHVQLFGSGSILMQVLRAREILARYDVSADVWSVTSYVELRRDALDCERFARLHPEAPAKLPYLTRALSGTEGPIIAASDSMKAVPDQIARFVPRRFVPLGTDGFGMSDTREALRRHFEVDAENIAIAALDALRLEGVLDAKTVARAIAELGVDADKIDPTSV; encoded by the coding sequence ATGGAGGCGGTGATCCAGAGCCGCGGGCGCGAGCGTGCCCAGTATCTGCTGAAGCGCGTGCTGGAGAACGCGCGGCGCTTCCGCATCCTGCCGCCGGGGCCGCTCTCCACCGACTACGTCAACACCATCAGCACCGACGAAGAGCCGGCGTTTCCCGGCGACGAGATGATGGAGAAGCGCATCCGGCGCATCGTGCGCTGGAACGCCGTGGCGATGGTGCACCGCGCCAACGTGAAGTACCCCGGCATCGGCGGCCACCTCTCGACTTACGCCTCGAGCGCCAGCCTGTACGAGATCGGCTTCAACCACTTCTTCCGCGGCAAGGACGAGGAGGGCAGCGCCGGCGATTTGATCTACTACCAGGGCCACGCGGCGCCCGGGATCTACGCGCGCGCGTTCCTGGAGGGGCGCCTGTCCATCGAGACCATGGAGCACTTCCGGCGCGAGGCCGAGCGCGGGCAGGGGCTCTCGAGCTACCCGCACCCGCGGCTGATGCCGGGCTTCTGGGAGTTCCCCACGGTGAGCATGGGCCTGGGCCCGCTCACGGCCATCTACCAGGCGCGCTTCGCGCGCTACCTCACGAACCGTGGCATCACCGACACCAGCAAGTCACGCATCTGGGCCTTCCTCGGCGACGGCGAGACGGACGAGCCGGAGGCGCTCGGCAGCTTGAGCATCGCCGCGCGCGAGGGCCTCGACAACCTGGTGTTCGTCGTGAACTGCAACCTTCAGCGCCTGGACGGGCCGGTGCGCGGCAACGGCAAGATCATCCAGGAGCTGGAGGCGGTGTTCCGCGGCGCCGGCTGGCACGTGGTGAAGGTCATCTGGGGGCCGGAGTGGGACGAGCTCCTGGCCAAGGATCACGAAGGCGTGCTCCGGCGGCGCATGAACGAGGTCGTGGACGGGCAGTGGCAGAAGTACACCACCGCCACCGGTGACTACACGCGCCGCGACTTCTTCGGCACCGATCCGCGACTGCTCGAGATGGTCGCGCACCTCACCGACCAGCAGATCGAGCACCTCCGGCGCGGCGGGCACAGCTACCGCAAGCTCTACGCCGCCTACAAACGCGCCATGGACAACAAAGGCCGGCCCACGGTGATCCTGGCGCACACGGTGAAGGGCTGGACCCTGGGGGAGAGCTTCGAGGGCTCGAACGTCACCCACCAGAAGAAGAAGCTGGAGAAGGGCGAGCTCAAGAAGTTCCGCGACGTGCTCCACCTGCCGGTGCCGGACGACAAGCTCGACGACGCGCCGTTCTACCACCCGGGCAAGAACAGCCCGGAGGTCGAGTACCTGCTCGAGCGGCGGCGCGCCCTGGGGGGCTCCATCCCCAAGCGCCGCGGCATGGCCCAGGTGAAGGTGGAGCTGCCGGACAGCGAGATGTTCGACGAGTTCAAGCAGGGCACCGGCGAGGGCGAGGCCAGCACCACCATGGCGTTCGCGCGCATGTTGTCCAAGCTCCTGCGCGACAAGCGTCTGGGTCGCCGCGTCGTTCCCATCGTGCCGGACGAGGCGCGCACCTTCGGCATGGACGCGCTCTTCAGCCAGGTGGGCATCTACTCGTCGCAGGGCCAGCTCTACGAGCCCGTCGACAAGGGCAAGTTGCTCTACTACCGCGAGAGCAAGGACGGCCAGGTGCTGGAAGAAGGCATCACCGAAGCCGGCTCCACCGCCAGCTTCATCGCCGCGGGCACGGCTTACTCGAATTTCGGCCAGCCGATGATCCCGTTCTACATCTTCTACTCGATGTTCGGGTTCCAGCGCACTGGCGACCTGTTCTGGGCCGGCGGTGACAGCATGGCGCGCGGCTTCGTGCTGGGCGCCACCGCCGGGCGGACCACGCTGAACGGCGAGGGGCTCCAGCACCAAGACGGGCACACCCACCTCTTGATGAGCACGATCCCCTGCTGCGTCTGTTACGACGTCGCCTTCGCCTACGAGCTGGCGGTGATCATCGAAGATGGACTCAGGCGCATGGTCGGCGAAGAAGAGAACGTCTTCTATTACATCACGCTCCAGAACGAGAACTACGCCATGCCGGCCATGCCGGAGGGCGCGAAGGAAGGCATCCTGCGCGGGCTCTACCCCGTCTCGACCACAGCGACGAAGCAGCGCGCGCACGTGCAGCTCTTCGGCTCCGGCTCGATCCTGATGCAGGTGCTGCGCGCCCGGGAAATCCTCGCGCGCTACGACGTATCCGCGGATGTGTGGAGCGTCACCAGCTACGTCGAGCTCCGGCGTGACGCTCTCGACTGCGAGCGCTTCGCTCGCCTGCACCCGGAGGCGCCCGCGAAGCTGCCTTACCTGACCCGCGCGCTCAGCGGAACCGAGGGTCCGATCATCGCGGCCAGCGACTCGATGAAGGCCGTGCCCGATCAGATCGCGCGTTTCGTGCCCAGGCGCTTCGTGCCGCTCGGCACCGACGGCTTCGGCATGAGCGACACCCGCGAGGCGCTGCGCCGTCACTTCGAGGTGGACGCCGAGAACATCGCCATCGCGGCGCTCGACGCGCTGCGCCTCGAGGGCGTGCTCGACGCCAAGACCGTGGCCCGCGCCATCGCCGAGCTCGGCGTGGACGCCGACAAAATCGACCCCACCAGCGTGTGA
- a CDS encoding FAD-dependent monooxygenase, with protein sequence MSREKLPEEVSIELGLDDADDPSALRARVARELGVGAESLPELEVRKRSLDARRGRIRFHVLIGIGAPASLALGEPPPREVTPPARVVIVGDGPAGMFAAYALARRGIASVVVDRGKQVQPRRRDLKLLNQKGVVDPDSNYCFGEGGAGTYSDGKLYTRSHKRGNVRDVIEVLALHGAPGSILTEARPHIGSNRLPQVVSAIRERLEGVGVELRFGARVSDLLVEGSTGRRRVAGVRLSDGTELAAEAVVLATGHSARDVFELLERAGVRLEPKPFALGVRIEHPQSLVNRIQYGQAAGHPKLPAAAYRLVTEVEQRGVFSFCMCPGGWVVPASTEPDGLVVNGMSLSRRDSPYANSGLVVAVELEDLEAAGLRGPLAGVELQRRIERAALEAGGGALRAPATRATDFAAGRGSTRVPESSYVPGLAAGNVADVLDAGGLALSERLRRALRQFERQMRGYLSEEAVLIGVESRTSCPVRVPRDPETLEALDLAGLYPAGEGAGYAGGIVSAAVDGLRIGALVLA encoded by the coding sequence CGAGCTCGGTCTCGACGACGCCGATGACCCGTCGGCCCTGCGCGCGCGGGTGGCCCGGGAGCTCGGCGTCGGCGCCGAGTCGCTGCCCGAGCTCGAGGTGAGGAAACGCTCGCTCGACGCGCGCCGGGGACGCATTCGGTTCCACGTGCTGATAGGGATCGGTGCCCCCGCGTCGCTCGCGCTCGGCGAGCCCCCGCCGCGGGAGGTCACGCCGCCCGCGCGGGTCGTGATCGTGGGCGACGGCCCCGCCGGGATGTTCGCGGCCTACGCGCTGGCACGGCGCGGGATCGCCTCGGTGGTGGTCGATCGCGGCAAGCAGGTCCAGCCGCGACGGCGCGATCTCAAGCTGTTGAACCAGAAGGGGGTGGTCGATCCGGACAGCAACTACTGCTTCGGCGAGGGCGGCGCCGGCACCTACAGCGACGGCAAGCTCTACACGCGCTCACACAAGCGCGGCAACGTGCGCGACGTGATCGAGGTGCTGGCGCTCCACGGGGCGCCGGGCTCGATCCTGACCGAGGCTCGCCCGCACATCGGCTCGAACCGCCTGCCGCAGGTGGTGAGCGCGATCCGCGAGCGCCTCGAGGGCGTGGGCGTCGAGCTCCGCTTCGGCGCACGGGTCAGCGACCTGTTGGTAGAGGGATCCACGGGCCGGCGCCGGGTGGCCGGAGTGCGCCTGTCCGACGGCACAGAGCTCGCCGCCGAGGCCGTCGTGCTCGCGACCGGTCACTCGGCGCGGGACGTGTTCGAGCTGCTGGAGCGCGCGGGCGTGAGGCTCGAGCCCAAGCCCTTCGCGCTCGGTGTGCGCATCGAGCACCCCCAGAGCCTGGTCAATCGCATCCAATACGGCCAGGCCGCGGGGCACCCCAAGCTGCCCGCCGCGGCCTACCGCCTGGTCACGGAGGTCGAGCAGCGCGGCGTGTTCTCGTTCTGCATGTGCCCGGGCGGCTGGGTGGTGCCGGCGAGCACGGAGCCCGACGGCCTGGTCGTGAACGGCATGAGCCTGTCGCGTCGCGACTCGCCCTACGCGAACTCGGGTCTGGTGGTCGCGGTCGAGCTGGAGGACCTCGAAGCCGCGGGGCTCCGCGGTCCGCTCGCCGGCGTGGAGCTGCAACGCCGCATCGAGCGCGCCGCGCTCGAGGCCGGCGGCGGGGCGCTCCGGGCTCCGGCTACGCGCGCGACCGACTTCGCGGCGGGGCGGGGTTCGACCCGCGTACCCGAGTCGAGCTACGTCCCAGGGCTCGCCGCCGGCAACGTCGCGGACGTGCTCGACGCGGGCGGGCTCGCCCTGTCCGAGCGCCTGCGGCGCGCGCTCCGGCAGTTCGAACGGCAGATGCGCGGCTATCTGAGCGAGGAGGCCGTGCTCATCGGCGTCGAGTCGCGCACCAGCTGCCCGGTGCGGGTGCCCCGGGATCCGGAGACGCTGGAGGCCTTGGACCTCGCCGGGCTCTACCCGGCGGGCGAAGGCGCGGGCTACGCCGGCGGCATCGTCAGCGCAGCGGTGGACGGGCTGCGCATCGGAGCGCTGGTGCTCGCCTGA
- a CDS encoding right-handed parallel beta-helix repeat-containing protein — protein sequence MTKLNSAISMALLGFSLLGCGDDEGAGGSGGSGGSGGSGGSGGSGGLACPGGEDVTGCSAVLSPGPDDTSALQTALIDAKSGDTVCLCKGTYSLKKEVSLTVPNVTVRGLGANIDDAVLDFAGQTQGDDGFTVTSDGFTIENLGIKNSPGNGIVVTGAEDVTFRKLKVWWDAGSVTSNGAYAVYPVKSTRVLIEDSEVIGAADAGIYVGQCNQAIVRRNKVHGNVAGIELENTSDAEAYENEAWDNTAGILVFTLPNLEKKDGKRAKVYDNDVHDNNRANFAEQGTIVASVPAGTGLLILASDDNEIANNQITGNKSAGVLVVSLTTLNIVLQTTPDPATDPDPEKTYIHGNTFTNNGSDPQDILGAFNVKPLENVVWDGVVKAGVTEPMLCLGDPPLPSFRNIHAPGGIVDNTVHTTDAAPHQCKLPELPALSW from the coding sequence ATGACCAAGCTCAACTCGGCGATCTCGATGGCCTTGCTCGGCTTCTCGCTTCTCGGCTGCGGGGACGACGAGGGCGCCGGTGGAAGCGGCGGCAGCGGCGGCAGCGGCGGCAGCGGCGGCAGCGGCGGCAGCGGCGGGCTCGCCTGTCCGGGCGGCGAGGACGTGACCGGCTGCAGCGCGGTGCTCTCTCCAGGCCCGGACGACACCAGCGCGCTCCAGACCGCGCTGATCGACGCCAAGAGCGGCGACACGGTGTGCCTGTGCAAGGGCACCTACAGCCTGAAGAAGGAGGTGTCGCTGACGGTCCCGAACGTCACCGTGCGCGGTCTGGGCGCCAACATCGACGACGCCGTGCTCGACTTCGCAGGTCAGACCCAGGGCGACGACGGCTTCACCGTCACCAGCGACGGCTTCACCATCGAGAACCTCGGGATCAAGAACTCTCCGGGCAACGGCATCGTGGTCACCGGCGCGGAGGACGTGACCTTCCGCAAGCTCAAGGTCTGGTGGGACGCCGGCTCGGTCACCTCGAACGGCGCCTACGCCGTCTACCCCGTGAAGAGCACTCGGGTCCTCATCGAGGACTCCGAGGTGATCGGCGCCGCAGACGCCGGCATCTACGTGGGCCAGTGCAACCAGGCCATCGTGCGCCGCAACAAGGTGCACGGGAACGTGGCCGGCATCGAGCTCGAGAACACCAGCGACGCCGAGGCCTACGAGAACGAGGCCTGGGACAACACGGCGGGCATCCTGGTCTTCACCCTGCCCAACTTGGAGAAGAAGGACGGGAAACGCGCCAAGGTCTACGACAACGACGTGCACGACAACAACCGCGCCAACTTCGCCGAGCAGGGAACGATCGTGGCCAGCGTGCCGGCGGGCACCGGTTTGCTGATCCTGGCATCCGACGACAACGAGATCGCGAACAACCAGATCACCGGCAACAAGAGCGCCGGAGTGCTCGTCGTCAGCCTCACCACGCTGAACATCGTGCTTCAGACCACGCCGGATCCAGCGACCGATCCCGACCCGGAGAAGACCTACATTCACGGCAACACGTTCACCAACAACGGCAGCGACCCGCAGGACATCCTCGGCGCGTTCAACGTGAAGCCGCTGGAGAACGTGGTCTGGGACGGCGTGGTCAAGGCCGGGGTCACCGAGCCGATGCTCTGCCTGGGCGATCCACCGCTGCCGAGCTTTCGCAACATCCACGCGCCCGGCGGGATCGTGGACAACACCGTCCACACGACCGACGCCGCGCCCCATCAGTGCAAGCTGCCCGAGCTGCCCGCCCTCTCGTGGTGA
- a CDS encoding glutaredoxin yields the protein MRNVLDESRISGPAQDKIASFHPEVVREVERAIEDSPVVVVGMAQNPHVRKVRQALDRAGVEYRYLEYGSYLSEWRRRLAIKLWSGWPTFPQVFVKGTLLGGEDLTLAALEDGSLKKRLEGA from the coding sequence ATGCGAAACGTGCTCGACGAAAGCAGGATCTCGGGACCCGCCCAGGACAAGATCGCGTCCTTCCACCCGGAGGTCGTCCGCGAGGTGGAACGCGCCATCGAGGACTCGCCGGTGGTGGTGGTGGGCATGGCCCAGAACCCCCACGTCAGGAAGGTGCGTCAGGCCCTCGATCGGGCAGGCGTCGAGTACCGCTACCTCGAGTACGGGAGCTACCTGTCGGAGTGGCGCCGGCGGCTCGCCATCAAGCTCTGGAGCGGCTGGCCCACGTTCCCGCAAGTGTTCGTCAAAGGCACGCTCCTCGGCGGCGAGGATTTGACCCTCGCGGCCCTCGAGGACGGCAGCCTGAAGAAGCGGCTCGAGGGCGCCTGA
- a CDS encoding phospholipase, whose amino-acid sequence MRVKSPRPSSEPRQARIRLLVDADHYAELVQKELPSAEVALWIATANLKELRVEAPVGTRARARGRYVSVLETLESLANRGVDVRILHGRAPSRAFAAELASRRELADKGLLRECPRVHMKLIAVDGRSLYLGSANFTGAGIGARGESRRNFEIGILTDDEHLLDVLQARFDAIWSGMECSGCGLRRECPKPIDTLARKKR is encoded by the coding sequence ATGCGGGTCAAGTCCCCGCGCCCCAGCAGCGAGCCGCGGCAGGCGCGGATCCGACTCCTGGTGGACGCCGACCACTACGCCGAGCTGGTGCAGAAGGAGCTGCCGAGCGCCGAGGTCGCGCTGTGGATCGCCACGGCGAACTTGAAGGAGCTGCGCGTGGAGGCGCCCGTCGGCACGCGCGCGCGGGCGCGCGGGCGCTACGTCTCGGTGCTGGAGACGCTGGAGTCGCTGGCGAATCGCGGCGTGGACGTGCGGATCCTGCACGGCCGAGCGCCGTCGCGTGCCTTCGCCGCCGAGCTCGCGAGCCGGCGCGAGCTCGCGGACAAGGGTCTGCTCCGCGAGTGCCCGCGCGTGCACATGAAGCTGATCGCGGTGGACGGCCGCTCGCTCTACCTGGGCAGCGCCAACTTCACCGGCGCCGGCATCGGCGCCCGGGGCGAGTCACGGCGCAACTTCGAGATCGGCATCCTGACCGACGACGAGCACCTGCTCGACGTGCTGCAAGCCCGCTTCGACGCCATCTGGTCCGGCATGGAGTGCTCGGGCTGCGGCCTGCGCCGCGAGTGTCCGAAGCCCATCGACACGCTCGCGCGCAAGAAGCGCTAA
- a CDS encoding c-type cytochrome, translating into MRVVALGLAALSCSGAPEEREPEYDGPPIPWAYAPFPAVRAPKDNPTTPEKAELGRLLFYDPVLSSDRQVACATCHSEIWGLSDGLARSVGIGGKGPTGPGRTGPNVTRRNAPTLWNVAHEKQLFWDGRSPSLEAQALEPLLDPKELGRAPDEAASELATIPEYAARFAAAFPADAEPVSAKNLARAIAAFERGFATRRATYDRYVDGDAGALDAETIRGMQLFAEARCANCHAPPLFDSPRFANRGAGDATDLGRWEITGQAGDERAFAVPTLRNVRDSEPYFHDGSVQKLRDAVAQEVARSVAEGDSRALAADEIDAITRFLDKALTDVSEEPDRPESLPSGLPVPKDGFRIPR; encoded by the coding sequence ATGCGGGTCGTCGCATTGGGACTCGCGGCCCTGAGCTGTAGCGGCGCGCCGGAGGAGCGCGAGCCGGAGTACGACGGGCCGCCCATCCCCTGGGCCTACGCGCCGTTCCCAGCGGTGAGGGCGCCGAAGGACAACCCCACCACGCCGGAGAAAGCCGAGCTCGGGCGCCTGCTTTTCTACGATCCCGTCCTGTCGAGCGATCGGCAGGTGGCCTGTGCGACCTGTCACAGCGAGATCTGGGGCCTCTCCGACGGTCTCGCCCGCTCGGTGGGCATCGGCGGCAAGGGGCCGACCGGCCCGGGCCGCACCGGGCCGAACGTCACGCGCCGAAACGCGCCGACTTTGTGGAACGTCGCCCACGAGAAACAGCTGTTCTGGGACGGGCGCTCGCCGTCGCTCGAGGCGCAAGCGCTCGAGCCGCTCCTCGACCCCAAGGAGCTCGGTCGCGCGCCGGACGAGGCCGCCTCTGAGCTCGCGACCATCCCGGAGTACGCGGCGCGCTTCGCCGCGGCGTTCCCAGCCGACGCCGAGCCGGTCAGCGCGAAGAACCTGGCGCGGGCCATCGCCGCCTTCGAACGCGGCTTCGCGACGCGACGCGCGACCTACGACCGCTACGTGGACGGCGACGCAGGTGCCCTCGACGCCGAGACGATCCGCGGCATGCAGCTCTTCGCCGAGGCCAGGTGCGCGAACTGCCACGCGCCGCCGCTGTTCGACAGCCCGCGCTTCGCGAATCGCGGCGCCGGGGACGCGACGGATCTCGGCCGCTGGGAGATCACCGGCCAGGCGGGCGACGAACGCGCATTCGCCGTCCCCACCCTGCGCAACGTCCGGGACTCGGAGCCCTACTTCCACGACGGCTCCGTGCAGAAGCTCAGGGACGCGGTGGCTCAGGAGGTCGCCCGCTCCGTGGCGGAGGGCGACTCGCGCGCGCTCGCCGCCGACGAGATCGACGCCATCACGCGTTTCCTGGACAAGGCGCTGACCGACGTGAGCGAGGAGCCGGACCGGCCGGAGTCCTTGCCGAGCGGGCTGCCGGTGCCGAAGGACGGCTTCCGGATCCCGCGCTGA